In the genome of Saccharomonospora viridis DSM 43017, one region contains:
- a CDS encoding sodium:proton antiporter yields the protein MNLAIAGTAALLFGSGAYLLLQHELVRVTAGIVLISQSAVLMIIGSSLFRGKAPLVPTDDQVADPLPQALALTALVIGLATVALLLALMNRVTTVFRSARRNELITSETAYERALADQRRLDRDEAT from the coding sequence ATGAACCTCGCCATCGCCGGCACCGCCGCGCTACTGTTCGGCAGCGGCGCCTATCTGCTTCTGCAACACGAACTCGTCCGGGTCACCGCCGGAATCGTGCTGATCTCGCAAAGCGCCGTGCTGATGATCATCGGTTCCAGTCTGTTCCGAGGCAAGGCCCCCCTCGTTCCGACCGACGATCAGGTCGCCGATCCGCTCCCCCAGGCCCTGGCGTTGACGGCGCTGGTCATCGGACTGGCCACGGTAGCGCTGCTGCTCGCACTGATGAATCGAGTGACCACGGTGTTCCGCAGCGCCCGACGCAACGAACTGATCACCAGTGAAACGGCGTACGAACGGGCGCTGGCGGACCAACGACGGCTCGATCGTGACGAGGCGACGTGA
- a CDS encoding complex I subunit 5 family protein translates to MTTLTVALALPWVAGIVLVGFDGRRPIIAWLTVAVLAANLAVLLLLAFDVLTRGDTQLVTGDWPAGVGIVLRADALGITFALLSVFVLLIATTAEAINGVRVRTFPGLAVLLSAGLSGLFLTYDVFNFYVFFELSMTVSYVLTAYGGRTRQLRAALVFTAVNLLGSFLFLLAVAGTYRVTGTLLMSDVAAHMDQVSDHASLLIALGFFVAFSVKVGLFPFHFWLPTVYAGTRPAVAAILSGAVANIGSYGLLRFGVGMFEEQLRLAAVVVIVLGAASIVYGALLAVSRGDPAEMLAYSTIGQIGYVLVAIGVGGVVGLTAAVLYSVVNGLNKTLLFLGVGMRGKLVAAAFVIGAFSVAGIPPAVGFIGKLEMFRTAIAASNPTLVVLLFVGSSLSLIYLFQVYQRVFWHKNASTGNLAGGGASSWAPERTSPLPLRTLTLVLALIVLAAGLWPEPLLQLSGNAADALIRR, encoded by the coding sequence GTGACGACGCTGACGGTGGCGCTGGCGCTGCCTTGGGTCGCGGGAATCGTGTTGGTCGGATTCGACGGACGGCGGCCGATCATCGCCTGGCTCACGGTGGCCGTGCTCGCCGCGAACCTGGCGGTCCTGCTCCTGCTCGCGTTCGACGTGCTCACCCGTGGCGACACCCAGCTGGTGACGGGCGACTGGCCCGCCGGCGTGGGCATCGTGCTGCGGGCCGACGCGCTGGGGATCACGTTCGCCCTGCTGTCGGTGTTCGTACTGCTGATCGCCACCACCGCCGAGGCGATCAACGGGGTCCGCGTCCGAACGTTCCCGGGGCTGGCGGTCCTCCTCTCCGCCGGGTTGAGCGGCCTGTTCCTCACCTACGACGTATTCAACTTCTACGTCTTCTTCGAACTGTCGATGACCGTGTCCTATGTGTTGACCGCCTACGGGGGACGTACCCGACAGCTGCGGGCGGCCTTGGTCTTCACCGCCGTCAACCTGCTGGGTTCGTTCCTGTTCCTTTTGGCCGTGGCCGGTACCTACCGGGTGACCGGAACCCTGTTGATGAGCGACGTGGCCGCCCACATGGACCAGGTGTCCGACCACGCCTCCCTGCTCATCGCGTTGGGTTTCTTCGTCGCCTTCAGCGTCAAGGTGGGACTGTTCCCGTTCCACTTCTGGTTGCCGACCGTCTACGCCGGTACGCGGCCCGCCGTGGCCGCCATCCTCAGCGGCGCCGTCGCCAACATCGGCTCCTACGGGCTGCTCCGATTCGGCGTGGGCATGTTCGAAGAACAACTACGGCTGGCCGCGGTTGTGGTGATCGTGCTCGGTGCGGCCTCGATCGTCTACGGCGCTTTGCTGGCGGTGTCCCGTGGCGATCCGGCGGAAATGCTGGCCTACTCCACGATCGGGCAGATCGGGTACGTCCTGGTGGCCATTGGAGTCGGCGGGGTCGTCGGGTTGACGGCCGCGGTGCTCTACAGCGTGGTCAACGGGTTGAACAAGACACTGCTGTTTTTGGGCGTCGGCATGCGGGGGAAACTCGTCGCCGCCGCTTTCGTGATCGGAGCGTTCAGCGTCGCCGGCATTCCTCCCGCAGTGGGGTTCATCGGCAAACTCGAGATGTTCCGCACCGCCATCGCCGCGTCCAACCCCACTCTCGTGGTCCTGTTGTTCGTCGGAAGCTCCCTGTCCCTGATCTACCTGTTTCAGGTGTATCAGCGCGTCTTCTGGCATAAGAACGCCTCGACCGGCAATCTCGCGGGCGGTGGCGCCAGCTCCTGGGCCCCGGAGCGAACCAGCCCGCTGCCGTTGCGGACGTTGACACTCGTGCTGGCCCTCATCGTCCTGGCCGCCGGCCTGTGGCCGGAACCCCTACTGCAACTCAGCGGCAACGCCGCCGACGCATTGATTCGGAGGTAA
- a CDS encoding Na+/H+ antiporter subunit E: MALFARIAVLTVLYLLALGKAYPGDLLVGAVLAVVLVIASQRFVLSLKAAEGLPPPVSAVRRIAGVPALLGGTLIDIARGSWKVARYCLRPPPDFEPGLVTIPIGQSSPGSATAWGIRVGIAPDSVVVGIDEKQGHLLAHVLDSRDPDAVRAEELHIYERRQRRVFP, from the coding sequence ATGGCCCTGTTCGCGCGGATCGCCGTACTCACGGTGCTCTACCTGCTGGCGTTGGGAAAAGCCTATCCGGGCGACCTCCTCGTCGGGGCCGTCCTCGCGGTGGTGCTGGTCATCGCCAGCCAGCGGTTCGTCCTCTCCCTGAAAGCGGCCGAAGGTCTCCCGCCGCCCGTCTCAGCGGTGCGGCGGATCGCCGGTGTCCCGGCGCTGCTCGGTGGCACGCTGATCGACATCGCGCGCGGCAGTTGGAAGGTGGCACGGTACTGTCTGCGTCCCCCTCCCGACTTCGAACCCGGCCTGGTCACCATCCCGATCGGGCAAAGTTCCCCGGGTTCGGCGACGGCCTGGGGGATCCGGGTCGGGATCGCCCCGGACAGCGTCGTCGTGGGGATCGACGAGAAGCAGGGCCACCTGCTGGCACACGTACTCGACTCCCGTGACCCGGACGCGGTGCGGGCCGAGGAGTTGCACATCTACGAGCGGCGGCAACGCCGGGTCTTCCCGTGA
- a CDS encoding monovalent cation/H+ antiporter complex subunit F, which produces MPTVVLIPALIWITLLLVGGGLVLIRARDVSHGLVALDMLAVLIISLLALLSYSRDEAHYFGAAVALALLSFVSTVATARYLGSGGPFG; this is translated from the coding sequence ATGCCTACCGTCGTCCTCATCCCCGCACTGATCTGGATCACCCTGTTGCTCGTGGGTGGTGGGCTCGTCCTGATCAGGGCCCGCGACGTCAGCCACGGGCTCGTCGCCCTGGACATGCTGGCGGTGCTGATCATCTCGCTGCTGGCGTTGCTGTCGTACTCCCGGGACGAAGCGCACTACTTCGGCGCCGCGGTCGCGCTCGCCCTGTTGTCCTTCGTCTCCACCGTCGCGACGGCGCGCTATCTCGGCTCCGGAGGTCCCTTCGGGTGA
- a CDS encoding cation:proton antiporter, producing the protein MIAVLLEVLGSALLLLGLTLQTISLLGVLRLPSTYLQLHAQGLATGPGVIAVLASSIATKNPEVMTFAALTIAFVTITSPISSHAIARSEYRRQRRRQRHASRVEKPRGGNQGR; encoded by the coding sequence GTGATCGCGGTCCTGCTCGAAGTCCTCGGCTCCGCCCTGTTGCTGCTCGGCCTGACCCTGCAGACGATCAGCCTGTTGGGGGTGCTGCGGCTACCCAGCACCTACCTGCAACTCCACGCGCAGGGCCTGGCCACCGGTCCCGGGGTGATCGCGGTGCTGGCGTCCTCGATCGCCACGAAGAACCCCGAGGTCATGACCTTCGCCGCGCTCACCATCGCCTTCGTCACGATCACCTCGCCCATCTCCAGCCATGCGATCGCCCGATCCGAGTACCGCCGCCAGCGTCGTCGACAGCGTCATGCCAGTCGGGTGGAGAAACCCAGGGGCGGCAACCAAGGTCGATGA
- a CDS encoding haloacid dehalogenase-like hydrolase → MTGKTRKRLVLWDIDRTLIESRGVGRMVYERVFPEVVGKPLREMPLVHGRTELDIMYEALRSHDVEPTEHLFRRLSAALAEGFRAVADELAERGRVLPGVRNALAGLAAEPTMHQGVLTGNTAEVARIKLEAFGLDRHLDLSTSAFGDDHRERPELVTIARERAARRFRTPIPVEHVVLIGDTPADVHAALSTGARVIAVATGVYSVDELLAAGASSVLETLTPSRFRRALESVFSE, encoded by the coding sequence ATGACCGGGAAAACACGGAAACGACTGGTGTTGTGGGACATCGACCGCACGTTGATCGAGAGTCGCGGCGTGGGTCGGATGGTCTACGAACGGGTCTTTCCCGAGGTCGTGGGAAAGCCACTGCGGGAGATGCCCCTCGTTCACGGGCGTACCGAACTCGACATCATGTACGAGGCCTTGCGCAGCCACGACGTCGAACCCACCGAGCACCTCTTCCGACGTCTTTCGGCCGCGCTCGCTGAGGGCTTCCGTGCCGTGGCCGACGAGCTCGCCGAACGGGGCAGGGTGCTTCCCGGCGTGCGGAATGCGTTGGCCGGTCTCGCGGCCGAACCGACGATGCACCAGGGGGTGCTCACCGGCAACACCGCCGAGGTCGCCCGGATCAAACTCGAGGCTTTCGGCCTCGACCGGCACCTCGACCTGTCGACGAGCGCATTCGGTGACGACCATCGGGAACGGCCTGAACTCGTCACCATCGCGAGGGAACGCGCCGCCCGGCGGTTCCGCACCCCGATCCCGGTCGAACACGTCGTCCTGATCGGAGACACACCGGCGGACGTGCACGCGGCCCTCAGCACCGGTGCGCGTGTCATCGCCGTGGCCACCGGTGTGTACTCCGTGGACGAATTACTCGCGGCGGGTGCGTCGTCGGTGTTGGAGACCCTGACTCCGTCCCGATTCCGACGAGCCCTGGAAAGCGTCTTCTCGGAATGA
- a CDS encoding DUF488 family protein yields MRQTTPAGNGETTSGPSLVTFGHGTADAGTMTRLLHGAGIRRLVDVRTAPGSRRNPDASRAAMTDWLSRAGVDYRWDRRLGGWRKASPASPDVALRNESFRGYAEHMRTAEFRAAVEELRADVEADPTAVLCAESVWWRCHRKLIADFLVLVHGIAVHHLMHDGSLRPHSPSPAARLIPDERVLIYDEDGSSRGSGHSG; encoded by the coding sequence ATGCGGCAGACGACGCCCGCGGGCAACGGCGAGACCACGTCGGGACCTTCGCTGGTCACGTTCGGTCATGGCACCGCCGACGCCGGGACGATGACCCGCCTGCTGCACGGTGCCGGGATACGGCGCCTGGTCGACGTGCGCACCGCCCCCGGCAGTCGGCGCAATCCCGACGCGTCCCGGGCCGCCATGACCGACTGGTTGTCCCGAGCCGGTGTCGACTACCGCTGGGACAGACGACTGGGCGGCTGGCGGAAAGCCTCCCCGGCTTCCCCCGACGTCGCCCTGCGCAACGAATCCTTCCGCGGCTACGCCGAGCACATGCGCACAGCGGAGTTCCGCGCGGCCGTCGAGGAACTCCGCGCCGACGTCGAGGCCGATCCCACCGCGGTGTTGTGCGCGGAATCGGTGTGGTGGCGCTGCCATCGCAAGCTGATCGCCGACTTCCTCGTGCTGGTACACGGCATCGCCGTGCACCACCTCATGCATGACGGTTCACTGCGACCCCACAGCCCCAGCCCGGCAGCCCGCCTGATCCCCGACGAACGGGTGCTTATCTACGACGAGGACGGCTCGTCCAGGGGGTCGGGACACAGCGGATGA
- a CDS encoding VOC family protein, whose protein sequence is MAEIGALHHLELWVDDLGVAEREWGWLLGQLGYVCSQRWRHGRSWSRGSAGYVVLEASPDRKPGRHDRLRAGMNHVAFWAGSRANVERLANEASAHGWKLLFGDRHPFAGGPDHFAAFLENSEGFEVELVADDSGE, encoded by the coding sequence ATGGCCGAGATCGGTGCGCTGCATCACCTGGAGCTGTGGGTCGACGACCTGGGCGTGGCGGAGCGCGAGTGGGGTTGGTTGCTCGGGCAGCTGGGCTACGTGTGTTCCCAGCGGTGGCGGCACGGGCGGAGCTGGAGCCGTGGTTCAGCCGGTTACGTGGTGTTGGAAGCGAGTCCGGATCGCAAGCCCGGCCGTCACGACCGTCTGCGTGCCGGGATGAATCACGTGGCGTTCTGGGCGGGAAGCCGTGCGAATGTCGAACGTCTGGCGAACGAGGCGTCCGCGCACGGCTGGAAGCTGTTGTTCGGTGATCGACATCCGTTCGCGGGCGGTCCGGACCATTTCGCCGCGTTCCTGGAGAACAGCGAAGGTTTCGAGGTCGAACTGGTCGCCGACGACAGCGGGGAGTGA
- a CDS encoding NADP-dependent oxidoreductase: protein MRAIIQQQYGGPEVLTLAERPDPKLAPGEVLIRVKAAGVNPVDWKIGAGYLDPMMEVQFPIIPGWDVAGVVEAVGLDVYDYRVGDEVIGYVRKDWVHNGTYAELVAANVRLIAPKPASAEWTEAAGLPLAGLTAYQSLDRARIREGETVLVHAAAGGVGMFATQLAVIRGARVIGTASERNHDFLRELGAEPVTYGEGLVDRVRALAPDGVDAVVDCVGGESIDASRELLSDLSRLVSVIDSRAEELGGATMWVRPSAEDLTELSKLVDAGKLRVVVDRVLPLEEAAEAWRLSQTGHTRGKIVLSVS from the coding sequence ATGCGAGCGATCATTCAGCAGCAGTACGGCGGTCCTGAGGTGCTGACGCTGGCCGAGCGCCCGGACCCCAAGTTGGCACCCGGTGAAGTGCTCATCCGGGTGAAGGCGGCCGGCGTGAACCCGGTGGACTGGAAGATCGGGGCAGGCTACCTCGATCCGATGATGGAGGTGCAGTTCCCGATCATCCCGGGCTGGGACGTGGCCGGGGTCGTGGAGGCGGTCGGCCTGGACGTCTACGACTATCGGGTCGGTGACGAGGTCATCGGCTATGTCCGCAAGGACTGGGTGCACAACGGCACCTACGCCGAGCTGGTCGCCGCGAACGTTCGGTTGATCGCGCCCAAACCCGCGTCGGCGGAATGGACCGAGGCGGCGGGGCTGCCGCTGGCCGGACTGACGGCCTATCAGTCACTCGACCGCGCACGGATACGTGAGGGCGAGACGGTGCTCGTCCACGCCGCCGCGGGTGGCGTGGGTATGTTCGCCACACAGCTCGCCGTCATCCGCGGTGCGCGGGTGATCGGTACGGCGTCGGAACGCAACCACGACTTCCTGCGCGAACTCGGCGCTGAGCCCGTCACCTACGGTGAGGGGTTGGTCGATCGCGTGCGCGCGCTCGCGCCCGACGGCGTCGACGCCGTGGTGGACTGTGTCGGGGGCGAGTCGATCGACGCCTCCCGGGAGTTGCTGTCCGACCTGTCGCGGCTGGTGTCCGTGATCGATTCGAGGGCCGAGGAACTCGGTGGTGCGACCATGTGGGTGCGGCCGAGTGCTGAGGACCTCACCGAGTTGTCGAAACTCGTGGACGCGGGCAAGCTCCGCGTCGTCGTCGACCGTGTCCTCCCGCTGGAGGAGGCCGCCGAGGCCTGGCGTCTCAGCCAAACAGGCCACACCCGAGGCAAGATCGTTCTGTCGGTGAGCTGA
- a CDS encoding putative transporter small subunit: MQTLLITAYILVWPLLTAIVLGVLTHGVIKDYREARKRGTTVV; this comes from the coding sequence ATGCAGACGTTGCTCATCACGGCATACATCCTGGTGTGGCCGTTGCTCACCGCGATCGTCCTCGGCGTGCTGACCCACGGTGTCATCAAGGACTACCGGGAAGCTCGCAAGAGGGGCACGACGGTCGTCTGA
- a CDS encoding sodium:solute symporter family transporter has translation MVGFYGVTFLLTRTIREKKENVDGFMVSNSAIGFGISATSMTATWVWAASFYASASSGYTYGLSGPIHYGLWGALMILCIYPFGRRFRELAPRAHTLAELMRARHGKSSQLILAFSNIAGSLISLTANFTAAGALVEILTPFNFMHGVLAVAVGVLVYTLWSGFRASVLTDYAQLVAMMLAAAIIIPMVFFAAGGPSLIDEGMLKITDEQADFFSGTAFLEQGAPYLAAVLAYAVGNQTIAQRLFAVRQDKIKATFITATLGYGGTVIGLGMIGLVALMVGLQPMDGDMNNIIPQMASDYLPAFMIGVLFIMVIGSLSSTADADLAALSSLVMTDIYGRNLARNKAKPETMLLIGRMTMVGATAIGVMIAMTKFDILDLLVFMGGLWGALVFPVIVSCFWDRINNLAFTMSAIVGVGFFVVARFELLELTGVVGFVMEIAAAIGAAVVFGLMAFGFLGKRVGLGVAGIAFVVLTPFVIGFLRDYPTLLGALVAYGASTVTCVLITMRNTERFDFALIAERVTAFQEEARQRPEHGDDAVPAR, from the coding sequence TTGGTCGGGTTCTATGGTGTCACGTTTCTCTTAACTCGAACAATTAGAGAGAAAAAAGAGAACGTTGACGGCTTCATGGTCTCGAACAGTGCGATCGGTTTCGGGATCTCGGCTACGAGCATGACCGCCACCTGGGTGTGGGCGGCCTCGTTCTACGCGAGCGCCAGTTCCGGCTACACCTACGGTCTGTCGGGCCCCATCCACTACGGGCTCTGGGGCGCGCTCATGATCCTCTGCATCTACCCGTTCGGGCGGCGGTTCCGTGAGTTGGCGCCGCGGGCGCACACTCTGGCCGAGTTGATGCGAGCCCGGCACGGAAAATCGAGCCAGCTGATTCTCGCGTTCTCCAACATCGCCGGCAGCCTCATCAGCTTGACGGCGAACTTCACCGCAGCCGGCGCGCTGGTGGAGATCCTCACGCCGTTCAACTTCATGCACGGCGTGCTGGCGGTGGCGGTCGGCGTGCTCGTCTACACGCTGTGGTCGGGCTTCCGTGCTTCGGTGCTGACCGACTACGCCCAGCTCGTGGCCATGATGTTGGCCGCGGCGATCATCATCCCGATGGTGTTCTTCGCCGCCGGTGGCCCGAGTTTGATCGACGAGGGCATGCTGAAGATCACCGACGAGCAGGCGGACTTCTTCTCCGGTACCGCGTTCCTGGAGCAGGGCGCCCCCTACCTGGCGGCGGTGCTGGCTTACGCGGTCGGTAACCAGACGATCGCCCAGCGCCTCTTCGCGGTGCGGCAGGACAAGATCAAGGCCACGTTCATCACAGCCACGCTGGGTTACGGCGGCACGGTGATCGGCCTCGGCATGATCGGCCTGGTCGCCCTGATGGTCGGTCTGCAGCCGATGGACGGCGACATGAACAACATCATCCCGCAGATGGCGTCGGACTACCTGCCCGCCTTCATGATCGGCGTGCTGTTCATCATGGTGATCGGCTCGCTGTCCTCCACCGCGGACGCCGACCTCGCGGCCCTGTCGTCGCTGGTGATGACCGACATCTACGGCCGGAACCTGGCCCGGAACAAGGCCAAGCCCGAGACGATGCTGCTGATCGGGCGGATGACGATGGTCGGTGCCACGGCCATCGGCGTCATGATCGCCATGACGAAGTTCGACATCCTCGACCTGCTGGTGTTCATGGGTGGCCTGTGGGGTGCGCTGGTGTTCCCGGTCATCGTCAGCTGCTTCTGGGACCGGATCAACAACCTGGCGTTCACCATGTCCGCCATCGTCGGCGTGGGCTTCTTCGTCGTGGCGCGCTTCGAGCTGCTGGAGCTGACCGGCGTCGTCGGGTTCGTGATGGAGATCGCGGCGGCGATCGGTGCGGCGGTGGTGTTCGGGCTCATGGCGTTCGGCTTCCTCGGCAAACGCGTCGGCCTCGGGGTCGCCGGTATCGCCTTCGTCGTCCTCACGCCGTTTGTGATCGGCTTCCTCCGGGACTACCCGACGCTGCTCGGCGCGCTGGTCGCCTACGGCGCCAGCACGGTGACGTGTGTGCTGATCACCATGCGCAACACCGAGCGGTTCGACTTCGCGCTGATCGCTGAGCGGGTCACCGCGTTCCAAGAGGAAGCGAGGCAGAGGCCGGAGCACGGCGACGACGCCGTCCCCGCCCGCTGA
- a CDS encoding LLM class flavin-dependent oxidoreductase, with the protein MQFGIFTVGDVTPDPTTGRTPTEHERIKAMVRIALKAEEVGLDVFATGEHHNPPFVPSSPTTMLGYIAARTERLILSTATTLITTNDPVKIAEDFAMLQHLADGRVDLMLGRGNTPPVYPWFGQDIRQGIPLAIENYALLHKLWREDVVDWQGRFRTPLQGFTATPRPLDGVPPFVWHGSIRSPQIAEQAAYYGDGFFHNNIFWPPEHTKRMVELYRERFAHYGHGEPHQAIVGLGGQVFMRKNSQDAVREFRPYFDHAPVYGGGPSLEEFSAQTPLTVGSPQQVIERTLSFREYAGDYQRQLFLMDHAGLPLKTVLEQLDMLGEIVPVLRKEFAAMRAPDVPDAPTHESLKAAQREATDENTDTR; encoded by the coding sequence ATGCAATTCGGGATCTTCACCGTCGGTGACGTCACGCCCGACCCCACCACGGGCCGGACCCCCACCGAACACGAACGCATCAAGGCCATGGTGCGGATCGCGCTGAAGGCCGAGGAAGTCGGTCTCGACGTCTTCGCCACGGGCGAGCACCACAACCCACCGTTCGTACCGTCGTCGCCCACCACCATGCTCGGTTACATCGCCGCCCGTACCGAGCGGCTGATCCTGTCGACCGCGACGACCCTGATCACCACCAACGACCCGGTGAAGATCGCCGAGGACTTCGCGATGCTGCAGCACCTCGCCGACGGCCGGGTGGACCTCATGCTGGGCCGAGGCAACACCCCGCCCGTCTACCCGTGGTTCGGTCAGGACATCCGCCAGGGAATCCCCCTGGCCATCGAGAACTACGCGCTCCTGCACAAACTGTGGCGCGAGGACGTCGTCGACTGGCAAGGTCGTTTCCGCACCCCACTCCAGGGATTCACCGCGACCCCGCGCCCACTCGACGGTGTACCGCCGTTCGTGTGGCACGGCTCCATCCGTAGTCCCCAGATCGCGGAACAGGCCGCCTACTACGGCGACGGGTTCTTCCACAACAACATCTTCTGGCCACCCGAGCACACGAAGCGGATGGTCGAGCTGTACCGCGAACGGTTCGCCCACTACGGGCACGGCGAACCCCACCAGGCGATCGTCGGCCTCGGTGGCCAGGTGTTCATGCGGAAGAACTCGCAGGACGCCGTCCGGGAATTCCGCCCCTACTTCGACCACGCCCCGGTCTACGGTGGAGGACCGTCACTGGAGGAGTTCTCCGCACAGACACCGCTCACCGTGGGCAGTCCCCAGCAGGTCATCGAACGCACACTGAGCTTCCGCGAGTACGCGGGTGACTACCAACGGCAGCTGTTCCTCATGGACCACGCCGGACTGCCCCTGAAAACGGTGCTGGAACAACTCGACATGCTCGGCGAGATCGTACCGGTGCTGCGTAAGGAGTTCGCCGCGATGCGGGCGCCGGACGTCCCCGACGCGCCCACCCACGAATCGTTGAAAGCGGCGCAGCGGGAAGCCACCGACGAGAACACGGACACGAGGTGA
- a CDS encoding FMN reductase, translating into MTAHDLAVVTAGLTTPSATRLLADRLTEAVSRHVPVEPHIVELREHARDIADNFITGFAPPALAAELDAVTRADGLIAVTPIFTASYSGLFKSFFDVVDNTALRGKPVLIAATGGTPRHSLALEHAVRPLFAYLRAIVMPTGVYAASQDWGGEGAAELSQRIDRAAAELADALSGRPASPEPEEEFVPFDELLRQQGR; encoded by the coding sequence ATGACCGCACACGACCTGGCCGTCGTGACGGCCGGCCTCACCACTCCGTCCGCCACCCGACTGCTCGCGGACCGGCTGACCGAAGCCGTCTCCCGACACGTCCCGGTGGAGCCGCACATCGTGGAGCTGCGAGAACACGCGCGGGACATCGCCGACAACTTCATCACCGGGTTCGCCCCTCCCGCCTTGGCGGCGGAGCTCGACGCGGTCACCAGGGCCGACGGTCTGATCGCCGTCACCCCGATCTTCACGGCGTCCTACAGCGGTTTGTTCAAGTCCTTCTTCGACGTCGTGGACAACACCGCGTTACGCGGAAAACCCGTGCTCATCGCCGCCACGGGCGGTACCCCGCGGCACTCCCTCGCGTTGGAACACGCCGTGCGGCCCCTGTTCGCCTACCTGCGGGCGATCGTCATGCCCACCGGCGTGTACGCCGCGTCGCAGGACTGGGGCGGTGAAGGGGCCGCGGAACTGTCCCAGCGCATCGACCGGGCCGCGGCGGAACTCGCCGACGCCTTGAGTGGCCGACCCGCCTCCCCCGAACCCGAGGAGGAGTTCGTGCCCTTCGACGAACTGTTACGGCAGCAAGGCCGGTAG
- a CDS encoding GNAT family N-acetyltransferase, translating into MSAIMLRSGRPDDAAVLLDMFDGAVAWLVERGRAGQWGSTPFSKNPKRVERVRAMAAHPGLVIAEIDGVAAGAAIFADHPPAHIPPVDEPEVYIDLLITAREFTGRGVGAFLLTEARAEARRRGRSLVRVDCWAGGDGALVRYYRGQGFTPTVTFEVDGWPGQVLEDRLPPR; encoded by the coding sequence ATGAGCGCGATCATGCTGAGGTCGGGACGGCCCGACGACGCTGCCGTACTCCTCGACATGTTCGACGGTGCCGTCGCGTGGTTGGTCGAGCGGGGGCGGGCCGGCCAGTGGGGCTCCACGCCCTTCTCGAAGAACCCCAAGCGCGTGGAACGGGTGCGCGCAATGGCCGCGCACCCGGGCCTGGTCATCGCGGAGATCGACGGCGTCGCGGCCGGTGCGGCGATCTTCGCCGACCATCCGCCCGCGCACATTCCGCCGGTGGACGAGCCTGAGGTCTACATCGACCTGCTCATCACGGCTCGGGAGTTCACCGGGCGAGGGGTGGGGGCGTTCCTGCTCACCGAGGCGCGGGCGGAGGCCCGAAGGCGAGGCCGGAGTCTGGTGCGGGTGGACTGTTGGGCAGGCGGTGACGGAGCGCTCGTGCGCTACTACCGCGGTCAAGGGTTCACACCGACCGTGACGTTCGAGGTCGACGGCTGGCCCGGCCAGGTGCTCGAAGACCGACTGCCCCCACGGTGA